GCAGGACCCAGGACAAGATTACAAACTTTTAATTCCTCGAAGGCGGTTGTTAAAATTTGCGAGTTTAGATCAGGGCAGTCTGTACCAATGATGATGACTCGTTCTGCTTTTTGATTAAACGCATTGATGAGCGATCGCTCCATTTTTGCTCCCAAATCTCCTTCGCCCTGAGATTGATATTTTAAATCATTTCCTAACCAATTTTGCATTTTTTCCAAATTACCACCTGTAAACCGCACTTCTACGGATACTCTGGTGGTCCTTTGCAGTTCTTTGACCTGAAAAATAGTATGTTCGGTCATTTGTTTGTGCAAGTTAGCAGCACCAACTTCACCCAAAACAGGTATTAACCGGGTTTTTGTTGTCCCTGGTTC
The DNA window shown above is from Anabaena sp. WA102 and carries:
- a CDS encoding TIGR04282 family arsenosugar biosynthesis glycosyltransferase is translated as MISWKPSKQHLIIFTRYPEPGTTKTRLIPVLGEVGAANLHKQMTEHTIFQVKELQRTTRVSVEVRFTGGNLEKMQNWLGNDLKYQSQGEGDLGAKMERSLINAFNQKAERVIIIGTDCPDLNSQILTTAFEELKVCNLVLGPALDGGYYLIGLQQPIAELFTNISWGTAQVFVKTVEIAQKLNLSMSYLQTLADIDRPEDLNPTF